In Passer domesticus isolate bPasDom1 chromosome 7, bPasDom1.hap1, whole genome shotgun sequence, one genomic interval encodes:
- the TENT5D gene encoding terminal nucleotidyltransferase 5D, with translation MTEDLDHRFSYLTWDQIKILDQVLTEAIPIHGRGNFPTLEVKPKDIIHMVKEQLIEKQIHVRDIRLNGSTASHILVKHNGTSYKDLDIIFGVELPSELEFQIVKEAVLNCLLDFLPKCVNKQKITAQTMKDAYVQKMVKVSTDHDRWSLISLSNNSGKNVELKFVSSLRRQFEFSVDSFQIILDSILAVYRASDRPLTQDCHPAVIAESMYGDFSQAMDHLKYKLISTRNPEEIRGGGLLKYSNLLVRDFKPADEAEIKSLERYMCSRFFIDFPDVAEQQRKIESYLRNHFIGEEKSKYDYLMTLRGVVNKSTVCLMGHERRQTLNMITILALKVLGEQNIIPNAANVTCYYQPAPYISDRNFSNYYIAHGQPPVFYQPYPFHIQLQSGMV, from the coding sequence ATGACTGAGGACTTGGACCACAGATTCAGTTATCTCACCTGGGATCAGATTAAAATCCTGGATCAGGTTTTGACTGAGGCTATACCTATTCATGGGAGAGGAAATTTTCCAACCCTGGAGGTAAAGCCGAAGGATATAATCCACATGGTAAAGGAGCAGCTCATTGAGAAGCAGATCCATGTCAGGGACATCCGCCTGAACGGTTCCACTGCCAGTCACATCCTGGTGAAGCACAATGGCACCAGTTACAAGGACCTGGACATCATTTTTGGAGTGGAACTTCCCAGTGAGCTCGAGTTCCAGATCGTTAAGGAAGCAGTTCTCAATTGCCTATTGGACTTCTTGCCAAAATGTGTTAACAAGCAAAAAATCACGGCTCAGACCATGAAAGATGCTTATGTGCAGAAGATGGTCAAAGTCTCCACCGACCACGACCGCTGGAGCCTCATCTCTCTGTCCAACAACAGCGGCAAGAACGTGGAGCTGAAGTTCGTCAGCTCGCTGCGGCGGCAGTTCGAGTTCAGCGTGGACTCCTTCCAGATCATCCTGGACTCCATCCTGGCCGTCTACAGAGCCTCAGACCGGCCCCTGACACAGGACTGCCACCCCGCCGTCATCGCCGAGAGCATGTACGGGGACTTCAGCCAAGCCATGGACCACCTGAAATACAAACTGATCTCCACGCGCAACCCGGAGGAGATCAGGGGAGGCGGCCTCCTGAAGTACAGCAACCTCCTGGTCCGTGACTTTAAGCCGGCGGATGAGGCTGAAATTAAATCTCTGGAACGTTACATGTGCTCCAGGTTCTTCATTGATTTTCCCGACGTTGCCgagcagcagaggaaaatcGAGTCCTACCTGCGCAACCACTTCATCGGGGAGGAGAAGAGCAAGTACGACTACTTGATGACCCTGCGTGGGGTGGTGAACAAGAGCACAGTCTGCCTCATGGGGCACGAGCGAAGGCAGACCCTCAATATGATCACAATCCTGGCTTTGAAAGTGCTCGGAGAACAGAACATCATCCCGAACGCGGCCAACGTCACGTGCTACTATCAGCCTGCTCCCTATATCAGTGACAGAAACTTCAGCAACTACTACATTGCCCATGGACAACCCCCTGTGTTCTACCAGCCGTACCCCTTCCACATACAGCTACAGAGCGGGATGGTGTAG